Genomic window (Sulfurovum sp. NBC37-1):
GATCGAGACGAGTGAATTGCTTTACGTTCTGAACAAGTTCCTCGCCGGCAAAGCAAAAACAGTCACGACGGAAGAGAAAAAAGAGCATCTAGAGGAAACAAAAGCAATGGAAGAGACAGTAGAAAAAGAAGCATCCCTAGAAGCAGTCACCGAAGCAAAGGCGGAAGAGGAAACGATCACTATAGATGACGTGATCGCACTTGACAACATGGAAGATGAAGAATCAGAGGCAAAAGCTGAAGGTAAAAGTATTCTGGTGGCCAAAAAATTCATTCTTGAGAAGAGGGTCCTCTCTAAAGTATTGGACAACCTCGGATATGACTATAAGATACTCGACGACATGGATGCATTGCAATCGGAGATCGCTTCGGGCAAATATGATATCGTATTTACCGATGAGGAGCTTGTCGATGGGAACATCAGTGAAAAAAATGGAAATCTGGCTATAATCACATCCGTGAATTCCAAAGAAGAGATAAAATCTCTGATCAAAAAACATAGAGGATAAAGAAGATGGGATTAAAAGTATTAGTTGTTGATGATGATTTCATCAACAGAAAGTTATTGCAGACTCTTTTAAAAAAGAATCCTAAAGTTTCAGATATCATCGAAGCGGAAAACGGTTCTGATGCTCTGGAAAAAATGAAAAGAGATCCTGGCATAGACCTTATTCTTCTTGACATAATGATGCCGATCGTTGACGGTATCGAGTTCCTAAAGATCTTCAGACTCGACATGGCAAACGCTCATATCCCTGTCATCGTACTTTCTACAGATGATACAAGGAAAACAGAAGTTTTTGAGAACGGTGCCAATGACTTCCTTAGAAAACCTATTAAAGAAGATATACTTACGACCAAACTAGATCAATGGTCGAACTAAAATCATAGGGTGGGGTTACTCACTCCTGTCCAAAAGTGGATATATTCCAAGGAATTTTCGTTGGACAATCCATTTTACATGATCTTTTTTTGTCCATTAAGCCTTATTTCACGAACACTTCCGACAAGACATCATCTACATTTGAAACAGCTATTATTTTGATATTATTCTTCACTTCATTGGGAATATCATCCAAATCACGTTCATAATTTTTTTGAGGAATAAGCGCTTTGGTCACCCCCGCTTTATATGCAGCAATGAGTTTTTCTTTCAGTCCGCCAATAGGAAGGACCTTGCCTGTCAGTGTCACTTCACCTGTCATTGCTACCCTATTGTCTACTTTTCTATTGCTCAGGATGGAGGCGATCGCTGTTACCATGGTAATACCCGCACTCGGACCATCCTTAGGGGTTGCACCTTCAGGTACATGTATGTGCAGGTCATAGCGTTTATACACTTCACTCGGATCGACAGGGATGCGTTCCTCTCTCTCTTTAGCCGTATGCGGAATACATGACGACGGAATCGACAATTTCTTCTCATCGATGAGTATCTTCACGACAGAATGGGCGATACGCACTGATTCTTTCATGACATCACCCAGGCTTCCCGTGAGCTGAAGCATCCCCTTCCCTTTGATCTTGATGGCTTCGATTGTCAATACATCTCCGCCCACCGCTGTCCAGGCAAGACCGCTGACGACACCTACCTGCGGCTTTTTG
Coding sequences:
- a CDS encoding response regulator produces the protein MGLKVLVVDDDFINRKLLQTLLKKNPKVSDIIEAENGSDALEKMKRDPGIDLILLDIMMPIVDGIEFLKIFRLDMANAHIPVIVLSTDDTRKTEVFENGANDFLRKPIKEDILTTKLDQWSN